CTCCCCTCCACTTCTCTTTGCAGCTCCATTACTCCAGTTCTTCGACAACAGCGCTTGGGAGAAGGCTGCCAAATCGGAGAGGAAACGGAGCCAAACGCTCCAAATATAAACACGGCGAGAGGCAGGCGCTGCAAAAAGTCTGATGGAACTCGCGGGCCCCGCTCGGGATTTGGCGTGCTTCTCCCGGCACGGCTGCGGGGGGATGCAGCCCGCAGGGGAAGCCGTTTTGCCGGGCAGCGTCCCGGCATCAGCAGCACCGTCTGCTTACGGTTAAGGGGCAGCCAGCGGGATTTAGGCAGCTCGGGTCGCTCTGCCACGCTAGCAGCAAAGCTCCCAAGCCAGGTTTTAAGAAGGACTCGAACGGCAGCGCCCGGCGAGGTGAGCGATTTTGAAGAGGGCTCCTCCAAGCAGGAACTCGCAGCGAGActtgaaaagaaacacaaaaccgGGCTGTGTTAGCTCTCCCTCCCGTCGGCGCTCCCCTCCCCCAGCTCGCTAACAAAACTTTTCCTCTCGCAGGGATCTCTCTAATCCTCCGCTGACGCTGTAACGAATTTGCAACACCGCTCGCCTTGCGAACCAGCTTCAATGCGAACTCTTGTTTACCGACAGCTTAAGAAAATACAGGGAGTTCTGGCAACCACACACCAGGAGGGGGATATCAATGGGAAGAATAGCAGAAGTGCTgggaaataaaattgtttttcaattGCGCGAAGGCAGGGCGCACACACACCACTGCAAGGGGCCTGAGTTAGCACAGAACATCAGGACAAAATGCTTCCTGCACCACGGCCCGAGCCCAGGTTACAAAGAGCATGGGCTTGGGAGCTAGGAGCCGTATGCTCTGCTTCCAAGAAGTCCCAAGGTGAGAAAAAAGCCCCTCTGGAAGTTCAAACCTGAAGACAGCCACCTGACTGCGATATTAATCCAAGCGTGTCAAAACTAAGTATCTGCAAGGGATTGTACGCTTCCCTGCGTGCCTCCAACCACGGCAGGTTACCTGCGACCTCCTCGCAGCAGCCCCCGGAGGAGTCCTTACACCCAGCGAGCGATTCGGAGCTGGCGCTGTGAGAAGAGCCGAAACCCCAGCAGACGAACCGGGGAGGCGCTTCCACCCCCAGAAACGCAGCCGTTCCCCCGGTGCGTCGCCAGCACTTGGTATTTACCCGCAGAGACGCGCAACGCCGCCAGACGCGGCAAGTTGTCAGCGCTTTGGCCGAGCGCGTTCTGGTTTCCGCAGAAGACGACGGGCTCGGGGACCAAGTCGCTTGTTCTTATTTATGCTTATCCTCATTTCCAACTAGCGCTCAGTGGAACAACTGCAAAGCGTGCCAGGACCACGCGTGGTGCCCCCCGAACCCCAGCACGGCGGCACCGGGCGACCCGTGCAGCTCCTTTTTCAAGGAGAGGCAAGCTTGTGACCCAGAAACTTCTTCGCTAAAGAACCGACGCGCTCACTGCAGGTGTGTACGACACGACGCCGAGGAGCCTTTCctacacagaaagaaatgactCTGGCTTATGGGCCAGGCTTGTCTCCAGCCCACTGCGTTAACCCGGGCTGATCACACCTCGCCGTTCGTTTCCCACCATGGTATGGCCTCTCCTGTACGGGACCGATCACAATTCCTTGGCCTATTAAGAGCTTTTTGTTTCCTATATTGATAATAAATGCAACCTGGTGCTAAAGcttacaataaatatttaaagaacagTTAAGCTGTTGACACAATTCAGCTACCATGCTACAGCAGCATATTGAAACTGCTGTTCCAATTACTTAAAGCAAGCATTGCATTACAGCTGctgttctttaaataaaaaaaagaaaagaaaggaggcagaaaggaaGTTGCAAGTGCAGCCTTTATGCCTAAGTTTATATCCAGAACGGAAGTTTACTTTAAGCAAGATGTAGGAggtaaggggaagaaaatatggaaataaaaccCCAGCATCCCTCTGACACAACCTGGTCTGCTCGGAGGCCTCAGCGGCGCGGCAGAGAGAGGCCgaggagcaggaaggcaggacGGGGCCCGAGGCCCTCAGGAGAAGCACGCAGCAGGCTTTGGGCTTCTGCTGGTCACCCGAACGCTCACCCAGGAGATGTCCCAAGGAAGGTGAGAAACGCGGGAACGAACAATCAGAACCGTACCTTCTGGTCCTGTCCTGAAGGGCGACTAGCTAGCCAAAGGATTTTCGTGACTATAACGCAAACCAACTCAACCCGGGCCCAGCCAAAGCTCCCCGGCTGTCTGGTTTACGCGGCCATTTCCCACTGACCAGCTGCAAGAAACCTGCCAGATTAAGTCATGGAATTTAGCCAGATGTGGCCCCGCAGGGAGCGGACTCGTTTAAGGCTGAGGTTAACTAGGATTCAGAGCCAAGCGAGAAACTTTGCAGCATTAGTTGACAGGTCTCCCGTCTCAAAATCTGACGTCCTAGCCACTGCTCCGGCCTCAGCAAGAGAAAGCTCAGGACGTGCTCGAGAGCACCTGAAAGCAGACACCGCGTTTTAACCAAATACACCCAAAacgaagaggaaaaaaaaccttaaatTAGAGCCCGCCGAGAAGGCTGGACGAGAAAACACTGGTGTCATTCTAGTAAGCGCGGAGGATGTGCGCTACCACCAGCGGCACTTCCCCGGGGCAGCAGGGATGATGTCATGGCTGCACGCTACAGCATTGTCGGGTTGGCCCGGCCGCGCGCTGCTAACGGGACACTCCCTGCACGACTGCGACCGCACGCTCAGCCTTCCCGGTATCAGCCATCGGTTTAATAAGCGCTCAGAGACCTGCAATTAGCGCGTGAACACGGCATAACCGCCGAgcgaaaggaaaaaaaaaaattaaaaaaaaggaaaaaaaaaaaggagacagctGTAACAGGGCAGCAAACAAAGCTCCAAAgcatgaaagagagaaaggaatgcGGTTAAAAAATCTCCCCTAAGGAAGAATACTCCGTGCGCCCGAGCTCCAGCTGTTTGACTCGCCCCGCTCCCTCCTCCACCCCGTTACCCGCTCTGCCTGCGCTCATTTCACACCAGCCCGCGTCAACTGTTTGAGCGAGCGACacgggcagcagggctgcccccgCCGCACCTGGGCTCTCCCCGCGCGGGAGAGGAGGAAACTTCGGGGCTGGGAAAAGTTCAGGTGCTTTTCCTTCGCCCAGCGGCTTTTGTGCCGTGCTGCGAGCTGGGGGAAGCGCCGAGGAGGCGAGGACCCAGAGCCCTCCTCCCCGCTGCAGCCTCGCAAACCGCCTCCGCGCGCGCACCTCCGCACCACGGCCCCGAGATTtgcatgcaaagaaaaaaaaaagaaaaaaaaaagctctgccttttttttttttttatcaacaAAGCCGCACCAACTCTGGGCAAAGAGAGGAGCCGGCCACCCCGAAAATTCACAGCGCACAGGGATGAGATAAGCAGGTCTCCGGAgtcaggaggaaggaaaaaaaaaaaaaggagggaaaggaataAGCCGGGCCAATTTTAAACTCCGGAGGCCTGGATTTCCACGGGGGAAGGTATTTGCACGACCGAGATACTCGGGGAGGGCCGCGAGGGTTTGGGAGTCATATAGGCAGCCAAAATGGCgctgagaataaaaatataatttaaaggAAGGTCGCCATATTGTAAACAGTGAGGCAGGGAGGCACAGAGACAGCAACCTCCATTattcccagcagctgcagcagcacggaAGCGCCGGGAACGTCAGGCCctgcgcggggggggggacgacaacGCGGCCGCGGCTTCCCCCCAGGGTTGGAGACCCccaggagaccccccccccggggggcgtCCCCTTGCCAAGGGGCGAGGAGGGGAAGCCGAAGGCcccgggggcaggggggggaggCGGCAGGCCTGCTGCGGGCAGGAGCAGCGAAGCGGCCAGGCCGCGGCCTCGCCTCTCCTCGGGGCCTCTCGgcacaaaaagaaaggaggCTGGAGGCACCCGGGGGGGGAGTCGCGGTGCGTGCCCCCAAAACGGTGGGGTGCCGCCTTCGCGCCGCGGCAGGCCTCGCGGAGGGGGGTTCGCgcctcctttatttatttatttatttttttaattttggcctcccggccccgctcggcccTCCTGGATCTAACGGGGAGCGGGAGGTGCCGGAGGAGGACGGGGAGGGAAGGAATCGAGCCGGACCCGGAGGGAGACGGGAGAGCCGGGGGAAGCCAGAAGCGAGGCCGGGAGCCTTACCAGCACTGGAGGTGGAAGGCGGCGGGGCAGTGGTCGCAGCAGAGCAGGTCCCCTCCTTCCTTGCAGCTATCGCAGCTGTCGTGGTTGGTGGCCCTGCCGCTCCGCCGGGGCTCCTTCTCGGGCCTCCTGCTCTTCTTCTCCCCATCCTCGCTCTTGGGGGGAGCCAGCAGGGCCTGGATTTGCTGcggcacgcacacacacacccgggggggctctgaggggctgCTCCGGAGCCCAACCCCACGACCCCCGgtgcccttctcctcccccccccccccctctccggGCCTGCCccggggttggggttggggggggggggggtgatggcggcggccgggcccgccccgcgcccTGCAGGGGCCTCTCCCGGGGATTGGGCGAGCCGCCGCCTTCCCTCCACACTTCCTTCTATGGCCacggggctttttttttttttttggggggggggggagaccggagaaaaaaggggggggggggtccccgtgtgTGCCCACCCCCCCGGCGGCTGGAACCGGGACCCGgtgtctgtgcccccccccccccccacacctcccGCGGCCGGGCCTCACCTCCATCAGCCCCCCGGAGGTGTCCAGGTCGTAGACGATCGTCTTGGTCTCCATCTTCTCCCACATTCATCCAGCcccgggagcggccccgggagcctcccccccgaccccacacacacacacggcgggcggcggggagggagcgaGCGAGAGCtgggcggcggaggaggaggaggaggaggaggaggagggggacggCACGAGCTACCGGAGGGTACGGGGGCTGCACCGGGAGGGCACCgaggagccccccccgccccctcccgctccTGGCCGAGCGGCTCAGGCCCTAACCCACGGGCCGCTGCGCTTTGCCCTCCGCCGCcgttctcctcctcctcgccgtccagccgggcccgggggcggctgcggggggcccGACGCCCGCTGCCATCACCGTGTTACCggagaggtggggggggagcggcccccgccccgcaccgccccgctGCGCTCCGCACCCGCCCGGgccccaccgccgccgccgccgccgccgccgccccccgcgcaCGCGCagcccgcgccccgccgcccccccctcactgcgcatgcgcggcccgcgccgccgccgccgccggcgccCCTCCCCCGCCTCCCGCTCTCTcggcggaggggaggggagggggagcccGCGGGGGGGGGAGTGCGCACGCGCGCCGCTGGCACCGCCTCCCGCCCACCCGGCTCGCCCCGCCCCTTTTCCCGCGCAGGCGCCGCGCAGGCGCGGAGGAGGAGGGCGTGCGCGCAGGCGCGTGGCCGCCGTCACGTTCCGGGgacgggggggttggggggggtggggttaGAGCAGCGCGGTGACGTCACGGCGCGGGGCGCTGGTTTTGGCGCGCCGGCAGAGGGCGCGCGGAGAGCGCGCCTGACGTCACCGCGGCGGGGGCCACGCCTCTTAAAGGTGCAGTGCACCCGGAAAACGGGGGGGCGAATTgcggggggcacccagggggtgggtgctgggggggggggggggggggagcagcgtggggagcacccagggatgctgcagggagcacccttgggtgggGGGCGCGGTgcccagcccggggggggggttacagAGTGGTATGGGGGGGTTACAGGGCAGTaggtgcccccacccccaccccagggacccccccgttaccccaaggaccccccccccattaccccagggaccccccccacgaccccccgggcgcgccccccccccccgctcagcACCACGCCGGGATTTCTTCTAAAACACCGCTTTTTTATTAATGAACCGACCaaaagatgggggggggggggggggggggggtgggcacaCACCCCCTGTGtgacacccccagccccagccgggggtggggggacacacAGGGACACAgccgtgcccggtgcccccctgcccaccctggcaccccggggctgggggggcctggATCCGGCCCCCGTAGGGTGCCAGGACGTgcgggttttttttttttgggggggggggggacacggggacacccccatAGGTGCCCCCCATCCCTTGGGAGGGTGAAGCAAGcaggggggggacaccggggggggcagcatgctgggggcactggggtcaggagggggttgggggtgggttgggggcaccccgagccccccctcgtgtgtcccccccccaaggacACCCCATTACCTTgctggctgccccccccccacgccccccctgGCACCTTCAGGCTGCCCCCCGGGgagccctgcccttccctgggggctccccgcagcctcgtgccccccccctgccccatttGGGGGGTGCCCTCCatcgctggggctgggggggggggggactcagcaccccctgcccacccagaacaggggggtcagggggggctgggggagaccccacgggggtcttggggggggttggggtggctgggagggggggggggtcccgctggGGGCTCCTTGCGAGAGGTGTGCCTggccccctggggggggggggggcagcaggcggAGGGGGGGCTCAGGAGGGGGCTGCGGCACCCTCGCCTAGATGGACACCTCGTACTCCCTCGTCTCCTGCAAAGGAAACAGACTGCGAGGGGTTGGACACCCCCTGGTGCTGCGGGGTGCCCGGGGCGGGGGTGAGCCATCTCCCACCCCCTGTGGTttcggggtggggggtggggggtggggggggcacgtCTCATCCCACGCGTGGTCCCCGGGTGGGCGCCTCGTCCTACAGATCCCAGGGATGGTGCTGCATCCCGTGTGGGGGGCGTTGGAGGGCTGTCCCACCCTGTCACAGCGCCGGGATGGGTGTCCCACCCCGTACAGGGTCCCCGAGGTGGACGTCCCATTTAATGGATGGCCCCGGGGATAAAAATCCCATCCCATACGTGATCCCCGAGGTGTATGTCCCATCCAGTAGGTGGCCCCGGGGATGAACATCCCATCCCATACACGGTCCCATCCCATACACGGTCCCGGGGACGCACATCCCATCCCATACATGGTCCCCAAGATGAACGTCCCATGTAATAGACAGCCCCAGGGATGAATATCCCATCCCATACGCGGTCCCCGAGATGTACGTCCCATCCTCTGGGTGGCCCCAAGGGTGCACGTCCCACCCCATACAGGGTCCCCGAGACCTATATCCCATCCTATAGATGGCCCAGGGGACGCGCGTCCCATCCCGTACACGCTCCCTGAGACCCCTATCCCATCCCACTCATTCCCCAGGGGGTGCACGGGCTCCTGGCTGCACACCCCCAACACGCAACCCCCGGGGGCACACAGCCCGGGTCCCTGGCGTggttccgggggggggggggtccacacCCCCGGCTGTaggggcggggggctggggggggccggtGCTTACTCCGGTCTCGTAGGTGGGGTTGTCGAACGCCGACTCCACGGTGATGTGGTCGTAGGGGTGCGAGCCGGCgaggggcagctgcagggccgGCTTCCCCTGGAGCCTGCGGGGAGACGGAGCCGGGGGGCGGCAGTGGTGGGGGtcggggccggggtggggggggtggggggcccgGCTGGGtgcaggggacccccccccccagcgggcACTCACTTGGAGAAGTAGAGGTAAACGCCTCCGATGAGCAGGGCCACCACCAGCACGGGCAGGAAGACGGCGATGGCCACGTTGGTGCCCTCCAGCGCCGGCCCCGAGGGCACAGCCTTGGCCAcggctgccccggggggggagcagggggggctcaacgggggggcacccagcagcGGCTGCACCCCCGGGTGCCCACCGCGCCctggcacccaagggtgccccaGCAAGCCCTCAACCGATTTCCCTTACCGTCCAGGTTGCGATTGCTGTAAAACTCATCGTAGGAggctggggagagaaaggagcCGGCATcagcggggagcagcggggggggggggtccgcaggggtgccggggcagggggggggggggtgggcgtCCGCTCACCCGCCTTGCAGATGGGAGGAGAGCCGCTCCAGCGCGAGGGGTGCCcgggcaggcagcgcaggctGCCCTCGCCCAGCAGCGCCCGGCCGGCGGCGCAGGAGAAGCGCAGCGTGGCCCCCGCCGGGTACAGCCGCCGCTCGGGGCTctgccgcccgcccgcgggCACGCCGGGGTTGTGGCAGGGCTCGTACGCCTCCGCTGCGGGCGAGGGCACGGCCTGGTCAGCACCCGGCTCGTCCCCAGGGTGCCACCAGCCCCCGGGGCGCCCGACTCACGAATGCACTTGGGCAGGCGGTCGCTCCACTTGGGTCCCCCCGAGGCGCGGTCGTGGCAGGTGAGGAGCCCGGCGCCCGCCAGGACGTAGCCCTTGTCGCAGACGAAGCGCACGGTGGCCCCCACCGGGAATTTGGGGCTGGAGACCACCCTGCGGCTGTGCTCGGCGTCCCCGGGGTCCCGGCAGGTGGTGACTGCGGGAGGGACGGGATGGGGCGGTGAGGGCGGCCGTGGGAtggggtggcaggaggggatggggtgggggggcgcgTGTCCCCGCTCACCCCGCTCGCAGGAGGGCAGGTCGCCGCTCCACGTCAGGTCCCAGTGGCACATGAGCAGGTCGGTGCCGGCCAGCTCGAAGCCGGGGTAGCAGTGGAAGGTGACGACGGTGCCGTGCAGCAGCTCGGGCTGCGAGGCCGTCTTCCAGCCGTTGGCGATGTCGGGCAGCTCGGGGCACGTGTCGTTGCGGGGCACCTctgcggggacagcggggtgaGAAGGGGACGCGGGGAACGCCAACACCCGTCCCCGCCGCGGGGCTCACCGGAGAAGTGGATGACGAAGCCCTGCCGGTAGGCGAAGACGCCGGCGCCGGGGTCGGACTGGAACTGGATGGTGACATCGGCGCTGGAGGCGAAGAGCTTGAAGCGGCCGCGGGCGCCCGTGTACTGGCCCAGGATGCGCGCCGTCAGGTCGTCCCCGTCGTAGAAGGTGAGCACGTCCCCGGCGCCCAGCCGCAGCCTGGGGAGCACACAGGGCATGAGGGCAGGGGATGCGtgggtgtcccccccaccccatccccgtgccgcagaccccccccccgcactcACACGCGGACGTCCAGCATGACGCGCTTGTCCTCCTCCACGTGCAGCCCCCAGATGCAGTCCTGGCCCTTGCCGTACGCCTCCGGCCAGTTGGGCGACAGCACCACGCCGGCCGCGTCCGTCAGCTCCCCACTGCACACCGCTGCGGGCGCACGCCGGGCTCGGCACCGCCGTGGGGGCACTCGCCACAGCACCCACCATGGGTGCCCACCACGGCATCCTGGTTCCAGCACCcaccatgcccccccccccagctccagcacccgcTTTGGCGCCCCAAATCTAGCACCCAGCATCGTGGCACTTACCTCCAGCACGTGCCATGCCATGGTGGCTCCACCATCCCTGGTGAcccatccccatctccagcacccaccagctccagcacccactgcacccccagctccatcccccccagctccagcacccacagccccccgtCCCCGGTGCCCACCGCGGCACGCCGGCTCCGTCTCGTTCCACTGCGGGTCGCTGGGGTCGACGCACTCGATGATGGTGGAGCCTTGCTCCAGCGTGTAGCCAGGGTCACAGCTGAACTCCACCGTGGTGCCCACGGGGTACCGGGGGTCACTGGCCGTGAAGTTCCCATACTTGACGAAGGGCTCGTAGCAATGCCCCTGCTCGAAGGCTGTGGGCACACGTGCAGAGGTctgtggggtcctggggggggcgtggggatgCCCCAGTGCCTCCCCCCTGTGACCCGACCCCGTACCCTCGTAACGCAGCGCCATGCCTGCGGCGGCCCCGCTGCTGTCGGTGGTGAGCTCCACGAAGAAGTGGCGCCcggtgctgagcagcccctcGATGGGCAGGTACTCCACCTCGTAGGAGTCGTACACCGGAGGTGCCTCCACGTTGTTCCCGTTGCGGATGATGAGCCTGCCGAGGCGCCGCAGGGTCAGGGAGCTGCACCAGCCCTGGCCAACAGCACCCATCCTTGGGCATGGCCAACAGCACCCATCTCTGATCATGGCCAATGACACCCGTCCTTGGATATGGCCAAGGGCACCGACCCTAGGACATGGCCAACGGTGCCCATCCCTGATCATGGCCAACGGCACCCAGCCTTGAGTGTGCCCAGTGGTCTCCATCCCCCGGTATGGCCAACGGTACCTTTGAATATGGCCAACAGCACCCATCATTGAACACGGCCAACGGCACCCATCCTTGGATACGGCCAACAGCACCCATCCTTGAACACGGCCACCGCCTCTCCTTGAGCACGGCCAACATCACCCCTCCTTCGGCATGGCCAACACCTTCCATCCCCTCGCATGGCGTGGGGCTGTCCTGAGgtgccccctctcccccactCCCACCCCGTGCGGACCCAAACCTGTCATCATCCTCGGCCAGCGAGACCTTCTCGAAGTGGAGGTGCAGGCGGTGGCCGGCGGGCGCCTCCAGCAGCCAGTGGCAGGTCAGGTTGTTGCTGTAGTTCCCGGGGAAGCCGGGGGAGACGACGCGTCCCACCGTGGCGTTACGGACCGCCCCGCCGCACGCCGCTGCGGGATGGGCAGGGATGGTCAACGGGTGCTTGAGTGGCACCGGCCGCGTCGCCGCGGGAGGCTCACCCACGCACTGGGGCTCACCCATGCACTGGGGCTCGCGGGCGCTCCAGAAGGGCCGGGTGGCGTTGCGGCAGGTGAGCAGGCGGGCGCCCTGCAGCTGGTAGCCCGCGGCGCAGCGGAACCGGGcgtccccgccggggtgcaggcTGCTGACCGAGACGTCGCCGAAGGCGGGCCGTGATGGGAAGGGGCAGCTCAGCAGGTAGGCTGGGGGCGGGTGGCGGTGTCACGGGGCAGGACGGACCCCTCCGGACCACAGGATGGGGGTCCCGCACCcagcccccatccccagccccctgcaTATCGGTAATATTGCTGATGGTGCCCACTGAGAGCGTAATTTTTCGTGCTAATTATCTCTCCATTAGCGTACCTCACTGGTCAGTGCCTGCTTAACCCGGCGGCGGCACGGCTCGCCGTGCTGTGGATTGGTGCCACACCAACGGGGGCACCCCCCGGGGACAGGGAGCACCCCGCGGGGTG
This is a stretch of genomic DNA from Anser cygnoides isolate HZ-2024a breed goose chromosome 18, Taihu_goose_T2T_genome, whole genome shotgun sequence. It encodes these proteins:
- the SEZ6 gene encoding seizure protein 6 homolog isoform X1 encodes the protein MGALLLLLPPLLAALLRAPAHGFNGLQGKAGESSEAEGDPTALPTPAEREAEARFVSTAPTLKLLNHHPLLEDLLHEAFLKKDYLAQAPFPPALPGPILPADALRPAPGPPAPRSPPRAPALPRAAFPTAPLTTPAERPGPWGEPWGITPGADPSPSPTAGSGSSPAAPSRVPTTPGTSPGGTGVSGDEEGTTTTSTITTTTVTTLQGPAPCNRTLAGPEGWLVSPEPAGAPYDSSLDCTYTISVYPGYGVEIKVHNISLAEGETLTVESAAGLEPAVLANESFLLRGQVIRSPANLLTLRFQSPQPTSPGSYRFHYQAYLLSCPFPSRPAFGDVSVSSLHPGGDARFRCAAGYQLQGARLLTCRNATRPFWSAREPQCMAACGGAVRNATVGRVVSPGFPGNYSNNLTCHWLLEAPAGHRLHLHFEKVSLAEDDDRLIIRNGNNVEAPPVYDSYEVEYLPIEGLLSTGRHFFVELTTDSSGAAAGMALRYEAFEQGHCYEPFVKYGNFTASDPRYPVGTTVEFSCDPGYTLEQGSTIIECVDPSDPQWNETEPACRAVCSGELTDAAGVVLSPNWPEAYGKGQDCIWGLHVEEDKRVMLDVRVLRLGAGDVLTFYDGDDLTARILGQYTGARGRFKLFASSADVTIQFQSDPGAGVFAYRQGFVIHFSEVPRNDTCPELPDIANGWKTASQPELLHGTVVTFHCYPGFELAGTDLLMCHWDLTWSGDLPSCERVTTCRDPGDAEHSRRVVSSPKFPVGATVRFVCDKGYVLAGAGLLTCHDRASGGPKWSDRLPKCIPEAYEPCHNPGVPAGGRQSPERRLYPAGATLRFSCAAGRALLGEGSLRCLPGHPSRWSGSPPICKAASYDEFYSNRNLDAVAKAVPSGPALEGTNVAIAVFLPVLVVALLIGGVYLYFSKLQGKPALQLPLAGSHPYDHITVESAFDNPTYETGSVSFAGDEGVRGVHLGEGAAAPS
- the SEZ6 gene encoding seizure protein 6 homolog isoform X2, encoding MGALLLLLPPLLAALLRAPAHGFNGLQGKAGESSEAEGDPTALPTPAEREAEARFVSTAPTLKLLNHHPLLEDLLHEAFLKKDYLAQAPFPPALPGPILPADALRPAPGPPAPRSPPRAPALPRAAFPTAPLTTPAERPGPWGEPWGITPGADPSPSPTAGSGSSPAAPSRVPTTPGTSPGGTGVSGDEEGTTTTSTITTTTVTTLQGPAPCNRTLAGPEGWLVSPEPAGAPYDSSLDCTYTISVYPGYGVEIKVHNISLAEGETLTVESAAGLEPAVLANESFLLRGQVIRSPANLLTLRFQSPQPTSPGSYRFHYQAYLLSCPFPSRPAFGDVSVSSLHPGGDARFRCAAGYQLQGARLLTCRNATRPFWSAREPQCMAACGGAVRNATVGRVVSPGFPGNYSNNLTCHWLLEAPAGHRLHLHFEKVSLAEDDDRLIIRNGNNVEAPPVYDSYEVEYLPIEGLLSTGRHFFVELTTDSSGAAAGMALRYEAFEQGHCYEPFVKYGNFTASDPRYPVGTTVEFSCDPGYTLEQGSTIIECVDPSDPQWNETEPACRAVCSGELTDAAGVVLSPNWPEAYGKGQDCIWGLHVEEDKRVMLDVRVLRLGAGDVLTFYDGDDLTARILGQYTGARGRFKLFASSADVTIQFQSDPGAGVFAYRQGFVIHFSEVPRNDTCPELPDIANGWKTASQPELLHGTVVTFHCYPGFELAGTDLLMCHWDLTWSGDLPSCERVTTCRDPGDAEHSRRVVSSPKFPVGATVRFVCDKGYVLAGAGLLTCHDRASGGPKWSDRLPKCIPEAYEPCHNPGVPAGGRQSPERRLYPAGATLRFSCAAGRALLGEGSLRCLPGHPSRWSGSPPICKAASYDEFYSNRNLDAVAKAVPSGPALEGTNVAIAVFLPVLVVALLIGGVYLYFSKLQGKPALQLPLAGSHPYDHITVESAFDNPTYETGETREYEVSI